One genomic segment of Aythya fuligula isolate bAytFul2 chromosome 5, bAytFul2.pri, whole genome shotgun sequence includes these proteins:
- the GPR135 gene encoding G-protein coupled receptor 135 — protein sequence MEPLAAVAEPGNLSRGGGNESGEAAAASGAGWSAAALASQALALLLIFALSALGNGAVVLVIARHRQLRTVTNAFVLSLSLSELLGALLCLPLAFLSLLSRPPGAWLFGQRLCLASAALHAGLGIAATLTMALLSFDRYCAIVRQPRHKMGRRRAAQLLAAVWLAALALAGPWYGLAGEGRREARPGAYRCVYVLPWGSSRLGPPYGAALIVLCYLLPFALMCFCHYNICRAVRLAESRVRPLTTYGHLLRAYGEMRTATTVLIMIVSIICCWGPYCILGLAAAAGRLPFSPTMDAVASGMAWANGAINPLIYAARNPNISVLLRRSREGGYRTRNNVAAYLSAPGRRPEPRSRAERVRERYVNRHSAPPGSAPSSSSPASGGEVAMWACKNPAVLFCRDGQPDTVSEAAMQAKADTVDTSL from the coding sequence atGGAGCCGCTGGCGGCGGTGGCCGAGCCGGGCAACCTCTCCCGGGGCGGCGGCAACGAGAGCGGGGAGGCTGCGGCCGCCTCCGGGGCGGGGTGGTCGGCGGCGGCGCTGGCCTCGCAGgcgctggctctgctgctcatCTTCGCCCTGTCGGCGCTGGGCAACGGGGCGGTGGTGCTGGTGATCGCCCGGCACCGGCAGCTCCGCACGGTGACCAACGCCTTCGTGCTGTCCTTGTCGCTGTCCgagctgctgggagccctcctctgcctgcctttGGCTTTTCTCAGCTTGCTCAGCCGCCCGCCCGGCGCTTGGCTCTTCGGGCAGCGCCTCTGCTTGGCCTCCGCCGCCTTGCACGCCGGGTTGGGCATCGCCGCCACGCTCACCATGGCGCTGCTCTCCTTCGACCGCTACTGCGCCATCGTCCGCCAGCCCCGGCACAAGATGGGGCGCCGCCGTGCCGCCCAGCTCCTGGCCGCCGTCTGGCTGGCAGCCCTAGCCCTTGCCGGCCCTTGGTACGGGCTGGCGGGCGAGGGGCGTCGGGAGGCACGTCCCGGGGCGTACCGCTGCGTCTACGTGCTGCCCTGGGGCTCCTCGCGGCTGGGGCCGCCCTACGGAGCAGCCCTCATCGTGCTGTGCTACCTGCTGCCCTTCGCCCTCATGTGCTTCTGCCACTACAACATCTGCCGGGCCGTGCGGCTGGCCGAGAGCCGCGTGCGGCCCCTCACCACCTACGGGCACCTGCTGCGCGCCTACGGGGAGATGCGCACGGCCACCACCGTCCTCATCATGATCGTCTCCATCATCTGCTGCTGGGGGCCCTACTGCATCCTGGGgctggccgccgccgccggccgcctgCCCTTCTCGCCCACCATGGACGCCGTGGCCAGCGGGATGGCTTGGGCCAACGGGGCCATCAACCCCCTCATCTACGCCGCCCGCAACCCCAACATCTCCGTGCTGCTGCGGCGTAGCCGTGAGGGCGGCTACAGGACTAGGAACAACGTGGCCGCCTACCTCTCGGCCCCGGGACGCCGGCCGGAGCCTCGCAGCCGGGCTGAACGCGTGCGGGAGCGCTACGTCAACCGGCACAGCGCGCCCCCGGGCAGCGCCCCGTCCTCCTCCAGCCCGGCGAGCGGGGGAGAGGTGGCCATGTGGGCCTGCAAGAACCCAGCCGTCCTCTTCTGTCGGGATGGGCAGCCGGACACCGTCTCCGAGGCCGCCATGCAGGCCAAAGCGGACACTGTGGACACCAGCCTCTGA